Part of the Williamwhitmania sp. genome, TTGGCGTTAATTCCGGCATCGCCAAGAATGGCAAACTTGCGGTGCTCAAGCGCGAGGTAGAATAGTACCCCGTTGCGCAGCTCCGTTTTGTGCATTTTTAGTTTGGCAAAAACCGTTGCAGCCCTGTCCAGCACCTCACCCTTGCACCTATTTTCGATGTGCACCCGTACTTCTCCAGACGAATCCTTTTCAGCGTGCTTAATGGCTTCCACTATCCGTTGCTGATCTTCCTGCGAAAAGAAGTTCTTTGCTTTCATGGCTTAGAATTGAACCTTAGGTGGTTGGGCAGCTGTCTTGTCGGCTTCAAAGTATGCTTTCTCCTCAAATCCAAACGATCTGGCAAAAAACAGATTCGGGAAGCGTTTTATGTAAGTGTTGTAGATTCGAGCAGCATCATTAAAATTACGACGCTCTACTGCAATTCTGTTTTCGGTACCTTCGAGTTGCGATTGTAAATCAAGAAAACTTTGGTTTGCCTTTAGGTCGGGATACCGCTCTACGGTAACCATTAGGCGTGAAAGTGCACCGCTAAGTTCTCCCTGCGCTTGCTGGAATTGCTGCATCGATTGTGCATTCAATTTGGAGGGGTCAATGGTAACTTGCGTAGCCTTTGCCCTAGCCTCAATTACTGCAGTAAGCGTGCTCTTCTCAAAATCGGCATATCCCTTTACCGTGTTTACAAGATTTGGTATTAGGTCCATTCTTCGCTGATATTGATTTTCCACATCAGACCATGCCTTGCTTACAGACTCGTTGTAGGTAACCATTTGGTTGTAACCATTCTTAACCCACATAAAGAGTATGATTACCAATAATCCAATTGCGGCCAGAATAATCCAAGATTTTTTCATGTCAACGTTATTTTCGTTTATATCATTTTTACTTTACCTCGCAATGTGCTTACCACAACGCTCTGGTAAATGCAACGCTCCGGTTTTGTAGTGGAGGTTGTTATGGAGCTAAGGTATCAAAAAGTATGCAATTATTTTTGCACCCGTTCTTAATGCCGTAGTGGCTGAAATTTTGGCCATTTGTTTTAACTTTGCTCCTCCAAGAGCATAAATTTAAATCGATTTCGACATGACCAGAGATGAATTTCAGCACCTGATTCTTCAAGGGATTCCGGACACGCTACCTTCGCCTAAACCTTACGATCCTTCCATAAATCATGCACCTAAGCGCAAGCATATCCTTTCGAGAGAGGAGCAGAAGTTGGCGCTAAAAAACGCCTTGAGGTACTTTCCAACAAAGCACCATGCCGTTTTGGCACCGGAGTTTGCCAAGGAGCTGGAGGATTATGGACGAATCTACATGTATCGGCTTCGTCCAGATTACAAAATCTACGCTCGACCAATTTCCGATTACCCACATAAGTCCATTCAGGCTGCCTCCATTATGCTCATGCTGAGCAATAACCTTGACTATGCCGTGGCGCAGCATCCTCACGAGTTGATTACCTATGGTGGAAACGGTGCGGCATTTCAAAATTGGGCGCAGTATCTGCTTACCATGCAGTATTTGGCCGAGATGACCGACGAGCAAACCTTGGTTTTATACTCTGGTCATCCCATGGGGCTTTTCCCCTCGCATAAAGATGCTCCACGAGTGGTCGTAACTAACGGTATGGTTATTCCAAACTATTCATCGAAGGACCATTGGGAGAAGTTTAACGCACTTGGCGTTTCGCAGTATGGGCAAATGACCGCAGGATCATTTATGTATATTGGTCCGCAGGGAATTGTGCATGGAACAACCATTACAGTGCTTAACGCAGCCCGCAAGCGAATGAAGGCGGGAGAAACTGGTATTGGTGGCAAGCTGTTTGTCTCCTCCGGATTGGGAGGAATGTCGGGCGCTCAACCGAAGGCCTCGGTTATTGCTGGCGTTGTAGGAGTGGTGGCAGAGGTTAATCCAAAGGCTGTTCATACCCGTTTTTCGCAGGGCTGGGTGGATGAGGTGTTTACCAATCTCGACGAACTGGTGCCAAGAATAAAAAAAGCGGTTGCAGGCAAGGAGACCGTTTCCATCGCCTATCAGGGAAATATTGTTGACCTGTGGGAGAGGCTTGCTGCCGATAAGGTTAAGGTGGATCTTGGGTCGGATCAGACTTCGTTGCACAACCCTTGGTCGGGTGGGTACTACCCCATTGACCAGAGTTTTGAGGAGTCGAACCGAATGATGGCCGAGGAGCCGGAAACCTTTAAGCAAAAGGTTGAAGAGACGCTGCGCCGTCATGTTGTTGCCATCAATAAGTTGGTTGACAACGGCATGTATTTCTTCGATTATGGAAACGCCTTCCTGCTGGAGGCAAGCAGGGCAGGTGCCGATATTTTAAATAGCAAAGGCGATTTCAGGTATCCTTCCTACGTTCAAGATATTATGGGCCCCATGTTTTTCGACTATGGATTTGGTCCGTTCCGTTGGGTTTGCACCTCAGGTGATCCCAAGGACCTTGAGGTTACCGATCGACTTGCTGCCACGGTTTTAGAGGAAATCTACCAGAGCGCACCGTCTGAAATCAAAACGCAGCTGGCAGATAATATTCATTGGATTAAGGAGGCTGGCAAGAATAAGATGGTTGTTGGATCGCAAGCAAGGATTCTATATGCCGATGCTGAAGGAAGAATTAAGATAGCCGAAGCATTTAACAAGGCTATTTCCAAGGGTGATATTTCAGCACCCGTTGTGCTTGGTCGCGACCACCATGATGTTTCTGGTACCGATTCTCCCTACAGGGAGACTTCAAACATTTATGATGGCTCCAGCTTTACTGCCGATATGGCAGTGCAGAATGTTATTGGCGATTCATTCCGTGGCGCAACTTGGGTTTCTATCCACAATGGTGGTGGCGTTGGATGGGGCGAGGTAATTAACGGTGGGTTTGGGATGACGCTTGATGGCTCTGCCGATTGCGATAGGCGCCTAAAACTTATGCTGCTGTGGGATGTAAATAACGGAATCGCTCGAAGGAGCTGGGCTCGTAACGAAGGTGCTGTATTTGCCATTAAGCGCGAAATGGAACGAACGCCTCAGCTTAAGGTTACTTTACCCAACCTCACCGATGACGATTTAATTGACAAACTCTTTTAATGCTCATATTGTAGGCCCCGTCAGAATAATATGACGGGGCTTTTCCTATATTTACTCCATGAGAAATTTTGTGCTTGCGGGGGTTACGTGCCTCCTTTTCATTGGGACTTCGTGCGTTAAGGACAATGTTTCAGACAATGGAACCATTTATGGACTTTGGAATGCTAAAGATATTCTCAGTTCCTACCGTTCTCCAACCACTTACATTGTTTCCGTTGACCGGGATGATATAGATACTTCGGTTATTAATGTTTCGAACCTTTACGGCATTAATGGAAATGGTGGTGGATATGATGGATTTGTGTCGTGCAGTAGAAGTGGAAATACTTTAACAATTTTCAACTGTTCCCTTACAGGATACCACTTTACCGGCACAGGAACATATGATGAGGCTGGTAGAAAGATAACATGGAACTATACTGTTTCCACTCCCGAAGTTCAGAACGATCAGGTTTACACTGAATTTACGAGAAACTAATCTTCGAAGAAGAGGTTGTAGATGCGCTCAAGTGGTTGACGAACTTCTCCAAGAGAGAATCGTCCAGCCTTTCTTATTTGTTCTTTGCCATCGAAGAAAACCACCAGCGTTGGTGCAGAGAAAATTCCCATAGGTCCCGAAAGTTCGGGATGATCTGGTAACGAGATGTGAAAGGCTTCTATCTTAGGAAAATCTGCAGCCATCTCCTTGACCTTTGGTAGAAGCGCGTGGCACGAAACGCAGTCGTTGGTTGTGAAATAGACCAAGCAAGCCTCCTTGCTGGTGAAGAATTCGGGTGTTATCTTTTCGCTTACCGTTATCATGGTATTTAAAATGATTTGTTGTGAAGCATTACTAAGGTGCATCCAATTACAACTTCTATGCCAGCCTCTCGCGCAAGCTTAAAGAGTTCCCCATTTTCAGTACCTGGGTTAAAAATTATTCTATTTGGCTTAAGTGATAAAATGTAGTGGTAGTATTCTTTCTGCCTCTCAGGATTAAGGTAAAGCGTGACAGTGTGGATATTGCTCAGTTCGGGCAGTCCCTTTTTTATTTCAACGCCAAACGCCTCCCCTTCCTTTGCCCCAATGGCTGCGAATTCAAATTGGTGCTCATGGAGCGACTTCATGGCGAGGTATGAAAATCGTTCCTTACGCATACTAGCGCCGAGCACTAAGGTTCTCCCCATAAGTTATTATTGTGCGTTGTAGATTATAACAACGGCATACGCCTCAATCCCCTCCTCTCTTCCAACAAACCCCAATTTTTCTGTAGTAGTGGCTTTTATCGAAATATCCTCCTCGTCCACAGCTATAATGTTGGCCAATGTTTTAACCATTTTTGGGATGAAGTCTTTTATTTTCGGCTGTTGAAGTGCAATCACGCAGTCGATGTTGCCGACGGTGTAGCCTTTTGCTCTTACCAAAGCCATAACCTTCGTCAATAAAATTTTGCTATCGATACCTTTGAATGTTGAATCAGTATCCGGAAAGTGAATTCCAATATCGCGTAATCCGGCAGCACCAAGAAGTGCATCGCAAATGGCATGGATTAAAACATCACCATCGGAGTGGGCTTCGCAACCTTGATGGTGAGGTAATAAAATGCCACCCAGCCAGAGCGGAAGGCCGGGGGCGAGGCGATGTACATCGTATCCATTACCAATTCTAACGTTCATACCCTATCTTCTGGATTTAACGCTGTTCGACTCCAGTTCGAAAATTAATGAAAACCTTACGGTGTTGGAAAGTGGATTGTTTCGTCCACTCGATGGAACAAGGTAAGCAAAATCGAGCGTGAGAATATTATACTTTAAACCTGCTCCAAAAGTGTAGTACTTTCTATTCCCCTTCATTGCGCTTTCGTGGAAATAACCGCCTCTTACAAAGAACTGATTGGAGTATGCATATTCCAAGCCAATGGAGTAAGTAATCTCTTTAATCTCTTCCGACATACCACCAGGTGCATCATAAAAGGATTGAAAAATCCCCTTGGTTATAGAAACATCGTTATTCATTCCCTGAACTATTGCACCTGTTGAGTCAACAATAGGAGGAGTTGGTACAAGCAACTTATTTAGGTCTAAGGTTCCTGAAATCTTGTTGTAATCGTCCATGTTAAGGGTAAGCCGGCCACCAACGCGTAAATTCATTGGAAGAAAATCTTTCTTTTGATCTTGGTTGTAGGATAACTTTGAGCCAATGTTGGAAATGTTGATACCAAAGGCCATTTGCCCTGTTTTGTCTGCTAGGTGTACGCCATTTTGGTAGTATACTGAAATGTCAGATGCAAATGCTTGACCGGCACTTGATTGGGTGGTGTTCGAGTATCCACCGGTAAGGTCGGAACGAATGAAACGAAATGCGATGGCTCCAGAAATTGTTTTTCCAAAGAGACGAGAGTATCCAACGTCGAATGAAAATTCATTGGGGCTGAAGTTTTTTACCGTATTACCCACTCCGTCGGTGAAGGTGATGTCGCCAAAGGAGAAGTACCGGAGCGATGCCGAAACGGTTTGGTCTTGTGCAAATCTATAGTAACCAGCGAGGTATGAAAGGTTAATATCGTTAATTAGATTGCGCAACCAAGGTGTGTATGTAAAGCCAATAGCCATGTCACTTTTGGCAAAGGCATATTTTGCAGGATTCCAGTATTGTGAGTTCACATCGGGTGAGGTGGCAACACCTGCATCTCCCATGGAACCTCCGCGGCTGTCGGGAGCTATGGTAAGAAATGGAACTGCAGTTTGTATGGAGTTGGTCGATCCTCCGCCAAGCTGATCCTTTGAGATTGTGCTGCTAGTTTGCGCAAAAAGACTAGTCGAAATTACAACGAAAGCCAGTATTAGCAAGTGTTTCCTGAACATCTTCATAGGTCTGAATTAAGGGTCAAATATAAGGATTTAGATTTAGGGTTCTATTTAAGAATTACAAGCTTCTCGAATTTTTCGGTAGTCTCCCCGGAGGCCGTTCTAACGCGGACCCTGTAAACGTAGGTACCTCTCCCTATATTGTCTCCAAAATCATCTTTTCCATTCCACATGATTGGGCCAACCCGGAGTGAACCAGCCTGAATGTTCAGCTCTTCAATGGTCTTTACCAGTTTACCCGATATGGTAAAAATTTGTATGAGCACGTCAATATTGTCGTTAGGCCGGTTATGCTCAAAGTAGAATGCGGTAGATACTGTAAATGGATTAGGATAATTAAGCACGTGATCGAGGGTGAATTTCTCATCGTTTACAACTTTAAAGGCCAAGGTCTTAATGGACGAGTTGTTGTAGGTGTCCCAGACTTTAAAATTTAAGGTGTAGTCCCCAGGAGCAAGTTTCTCCATTGGATACTCAATTCGACCACTTTGGTAGCTGTCGGTGTTAGCCGTATAGTAATCGTTGAGCGTAATCTTTTCTGCAGTTGGCCCAGTGATATCGGCAATAATGTCGTGGCCGATACCATTGCCAGTGGTGTTAATGCCACTGCTATCCGAAAGAACCGCAATAAGTTTGGGTTTAGAGTTAGTGATACCTCCATCCACAAAATTTTCGTCATTGAGGTATAGATTTACCGTTGGTCCTGTATTGTCAGTCAGAGGATTAGACGAAATGCCACCTACCAATACCTGATCGTAGTATCCCGACCCAATTTGTCCATTAGCCTTTGCCTGAAAATAAAATTTACCCTTTCCTATTTGATATACAATATCTTTGGGAACAATGAATTCCAATTTGAATGTGTTGTTTTTAAGGCTTGCTTTACCTTGGAAGAGCATGCTGTTTCGAGTCGTATATACAAAAGGTGTCCCATTATCGTTGGCAAGGGTTGTAACTTGTTTCTCTTTATCGAAGAGGGTTATGGTTACTGCACTAGCACTGGTGTCCAGCAATGTTCTGGAACTGGGGGCGTTGGTTGAGCCTTCAATTATAACTTTGGATAGAGCCTTAACGGTGTCCTGAAGCGTGAGAGCAATGGCTTTCCCGTTGAGTTTTTCTGGGGTCACAGAAAATTTAGGGTAGGAGAGCATTAGGGCTGGGTCGCCAAGGAGTGAAAAATTTAGCTTATTGGTTCCAGTGCCTGTTAAATTTTTTGTAATTTTTACTAGGTCTCCAAGTCTATCGTATTCCCCTTGACTATTTTTCTCAAATACAGCATGGAAAAAATTGTTATTAAGATCGGTGTTGGAGTTTTCGTATACTAACCTGGTTGTGGAGAGAAGAGCAACTCCACCACCATCGGGGTTTTCCAAAATATACTCACCTGCAGAGGTTCTATGGTAGTCGTCGTAGCGGCTAAATTCACAGGTAGCTGTAATAAAAAGTGGCAGCTTAGTGCTGTTTGTCCATGACATGATGTCGGAAATGGATACAACTCTCTCCTGTGCGAGATATTGCTCGTTTCCATGTCCAGTATAGTTCATGATAAATACTCCCTTGTTTACCCTACGGTTGATGGCTGTTGTAACATCGGGATATCTAGCGCCTGAGGGAGAGTTCACCTGCTGATAAGCATCGAGATATATCTTTTCAACCATATAGTCGGGGTAGGTTGATTCCACAAAGTTTGCGATGGTATCAGCATCTTTCATAAATATATTGTTCTCCTCGTCATCGGCAATAAAGGTTATCTGGTTTTGCCAATCGCCGGGAACTGTTGCTGAAGTATATGTGTAAACCTTGTCGACCATTGTTTCGGCCTCTGTACTGTTGCCAGCAGGGAAACGGCCAATACCAATGTCTAGCAACCCAGTTGATGGCACTTCTCCATTGTCGAGCAATCCATAATAGTCATCGCTTACGTAGGAACTCAATGGATCCAATGAGTTATCGGACTGGTAGGTTAAAATATTGGGACCATCGGGAGGTAGATTCCTATTTTTAAAGGTGCCATCCCCAAAAAGAAGCAGATACCTGAGTTCAGTTGCAGCGGTTGATGGCAATTCTTTGAGGTATTTCATGTAATTTCTGATGGCCGCAACATCCGACTTTCCACCTGAAAATTCATTGTAAATCTGTTGTGGCTCAACTATTAAAACGCTCAATCCATCTCTTGTTCTATGAAGATCGGCAAGTTTCTCGGCCTCAGAAAGGAATTGTGGTGATGAGATGATAATAAGGTTTGCAGAGCCGGTTCCTATAAGGTTTTGATTTTCAACTTTTCCTACTAACGTTGGCTTTTCAAGGTTAGCAACGTTGAATGCAACAAAATCGTTGAGCACAGCGGTACTACTAATTCCGTGGAGTTGGCCTCCGGTAAAGGAAGTCGATACTTGTTCAATGTCGTTGGGGGAGTTAATTTTCCACATGAGGGTGGATGATTCTGCTCCACTTATGGAAAAATCGGTGATGTTTGAACTACCAACAACATTTGGATCTCGAAAAAGCAGAAAAGGGGAGGTTAGATTCAACTTTCTTCGTGCATTCACTTCGAGAAAATCTAGCCATCCTGACGAAGAGGGTGTTGGGCGAGAGTAGGAAACCGTAATGGTTAAAGGAGAGGTGGTGGCATTGAAACTTCCCGTATTATCGATAATGTTGGCCACTGTTGCCGTTTCGCTGGCGTCATTCACCGCATTATGATAGTTTACAATAAATGTATTGCCATTGGCTATGGCTTTAAAGTTGCTTGCGGAGGCCGAGCGTGCAGCCGTTCGTAACCTTACCCTTACAGGTGAGTTTATATCAATATCTGGGAAACTGAAAGAAAAGTCTCTGCTGCTATATATGTCAAAACCTTCTCCAAACCATGTTCGTCCTGAATTTATTAGGTTGGTGTCCTCAATTTCGTGGTAGGCGTAGTCTGCAAATGATGTTGTTGAAATGTTTGCCACTCCAGGATTTGTGGCGTTGATTACTTGTGATGCAGTTCCTTTTGAGTCGGTGAGGTAGTAATAAGTATAGTCGGAATAGTCGTGCAGTTGGTGTGAAAATAGTTGTGTGGTTGAGTTGTAGGTCCAAGTCACCGGTCCCTCCACATAGAAAATAAAATAGTCGCCACTATTAAAAACGTTATCGGTTCCATTGGCAAAGTATACTGGTATTTGCTTCAAGTCAACAGGATAGTTGGCAGTAGGTGCTTTTGTTAGCATTTCTGCCTGGGAACCCCACAGGCTAACTTGGGATGGGTTCGAAAACCCCATTGCTTGCAAATCATCGTATGAAAGCCGAAAAACGCCGGTGGTCGGCACCTTTATCATTTGCCAATTTCCATTGGCAAGCACCGACTGGCTCGAACGTGAGGTCAGCCTCTGGCTACTTGCACTGGCAACCGGAGTAATACTTACCGAAATATTGCACGATAAAAGTTTCTCAATGCTACCACCTTTTCTTCTCAATGGCACAATGCTGACGCAAAGTTTGCTCTTCCCATTTTCTATTGCGATATAGCCTGTTGCTTCAAAGTCGGAAGATAGTTTTTGAGAAGCACCGACGTATTCAGCATAGTTATTTCCAGAAGCAACGGAAGTATTCTTTATTGTAACAACAACTTTTCCAGATAATTTTCCAAAAGGAGATGGCGATAAATAAAACAAGTGGGGAATAGAGTCGTTATATGGGAAATACATACCTTCGAATCGCGGAATCTTTGAGGATGCATTCGAAATAGTTTTGGTGTTTTGAGAATTTTGAACAATTTCGTCGAACCATCTAACTTGAATAGGAATTTCCGTATAAGTTGATTGGGCAAAGCTTGGTTTAACGATCGAGAAAAACAATATAATTGCTGTAATTAGGTACCTCATGGGAATAATTTTATGCAAATAAACAAAATCTTGGTATTTTAGCATACAACTTTACCTCATGAACAAACGCTTACTTTCCTATATTTATTATTGATGAGAGGCATAATGCATTCTATTTGGATATTGTTGATCGTTAGTTTTCTGATGCTTAGCAATGTGAGCATGGGGCAGGACTTCACGTTCGACCAGTTCTATGCAAATAGGATGCGCTTCAACCCTGCCTACGCAGGTTCGGAGTATTATAACCACGTTAGTGCAGTAACGCAGTATCAATATCCAGGATTAGGAAATCCTTATATTACCTATGGCGTGTCCTTCGACACCTATAGAGAGAGCATTCGAAGTGGGTTTGGATTGATGATTACCCGCGACGATCAAGGTGGCGGCTACCTTAGCCGTAACTATGCTGAATTTGCTTATTCGTATCAATTTAAAGTGTCGCATGCAGTGGTTATTCGACCTGCATTACAACTGGGTGTTGGGTATTATCAGGTTGATCCCCGCGGCTTGCACTTCCCTGATATGTATGACAATATGGGAGGTATTGCAAACTCCAATGATTATGTGGCTCAAACCAGCATGCTTTATGATTTTGCCGCTGGAGCGATAATGTCCTATCATCGTTTTTTTGCCGGAGTTGCCGTTCATCACATGCTAGAGCCTGTTGAATTCAATACAGCCGTCGGTGGATTTGTCCTCCCTCGAAGAATCACCATTCATGCCGGTAGTGAAATTCCGATTGAGAGCGGGAGCCGATTTCGATACCGAAAAAAGTATGGGCATACGCGCATTGGTCGCGTTTCGGCTTATCCTACTGCAGTTATCGAAATACAGGATGGTCAAACACGCGCCCAGCTGGGAGGACTTTTAGCCATGGAGTCTGCTTATGTGGGCGGTTACATTCGAAAAACATTTCCCAACGGTGATTTTCGCACCACCTTTATTTTTGGAATCTATTCAGACAGCTATAACTTTGGCTACAGCTTCGATCTGGGCTCTCTAAATGGGAAAATATTTGGCTTTAACTCTAGCATTCACGAGGTAACCTTAACCTTGAAAATGGAGTATAAAAAGCAGAAAAGAAAATTTTGGTGGCAGCGTAAAGCAATATTTGGACCAGAATTTTAGTTATTGTTGAAAAATAATTGCTAATATATTCCTTGCTACTTGTTATTATTTTTTAAATTTGAGCGGTGTTGTAAGATTAACCTCCAAGCATCTAAAATTGTTACCTATGAAATTCAGGTTTAGTTTTCTACCTCTTTTTGCCGGTTCTATGTTAATGGTTTCTGGCTGTGGAATCCTCGGTGGTGGGGGCAGTAGCGAAACATCTCCTACTACTGGTTGGCGATACAATAGCTACGATAATGGTGGATTTGAAGTTAAAACTAACTACCAACAAGAGGCGGGTCCTGGCCTTGTATTTATTGAGGGAGGTACCTTTACCATGGGAAGGGTAGAGCAAGACGTAATGTACGATTGGAATAATATGCCACGTCGGGTTACCGTTGCCTCTTTCTATATGGACCAGACTGAAGTTAGGAATGTGGACTACAGGGAATATCTCCATTGGATTCGTCGTGTGCTGGTTTCCTATCCTCAGGTATATCGCAATGCTTTGCCCGATACGCTTTGCTGGAGAACCAAAATGGGATTCAATGACCCATATGTTGAAACCTATTTCCGTCACCCTGCATATAATGAATACCCTGTAGTTGGTGTTAACTGGTTGCAAGCCGAAGATTATTGCAAATGGCGTACTGACCGTGTGAATGAGCAGCTCCTTGTGGACGCTGGAATTCTTGAATTTTCGCTTGATCAGAAGGATGCCGACAACTTTAATACAGAGGCTTACCTTGCTGGCTTATACGTTGGTACAGTTAAAAGAAACTTACCTAGTCTTGACCCCAACGCTAAGGAGGGTCGTCCTGTAACTTTTGAGGATGGAATTCTTCTTCCACGGTATCGCCTTCCAACCGAGGCAGAGTGGGAATATGCTGCTCTTGGTTTGATTGGTAACACATATGAAGAACGCCTTACCGATAGAAAGTTATATCCTTGGAATGGTCATAACGTTAGGAACTCGGACGTGAAGTATCGTGGTCAGATGATGGCTAACTTTCGCAGAGGTCGTGGTGACTATATGGGAACCGCCGGTTCTTTGAACGATAATGCCTCCATTCCTGCTCCTGTTAAATCATACTGGCCCAACGATTTTGGTCTTTACAACATGGCCGGTAACGTAAATGAGTGGGTACTAGATGTATACCGTCCACTATCGTTTCAGGATGTTGATGAATTCCGTCCTTTTAGAGGTAACGTTTTTAAGGAGGTTAAGCGTGATGAGGAGGGCCGAATTGTGGAAAAGGATAGCATTGGACGCTTGATTTACCAAAATGTTAAACCTGAAGAAGTTGCTGGTAGAACCAACTATAACAAGGCAGATTACCGTAATTACCTTGATGGAGATTTGGCTTCTAGCATCGACTATGAAAGTATAAACGATATGACTCAGCCAGAAGATTCTGGGTCTTCAAGAATGTACTATCAAGGTGTTTCTAGGTCAAAAAATAAACCTAACGATGGTATGGCTTCTCTGATTAATGACCATGTTAGAGTTTATAAAGGTGGTTCATGGAAAGACAGAGCTTACTGGTTAATTCCCGGTACTCGTCGTTATCTGAATGAGAAATCTTCTACTGACGACCTCGGTTTCCGTTGTGCAATGGAGAGCGTAGGTAGCCCGTCAGGTAAAGGAGGTAAAAATAAAAAATAGAATCTGAATAGGTTGAAAGATAAAATAGACCCCATTTGTAATGGGGTCTTTTACTTTGGGAACATGGAGAATATTGAAAAAATATACAGTTTCTTAGTAAATGGAGGTAAAGCTGTTATCGATAGCCGATTGGTTGAGGAGGGTGATGTTTTTTTTGCTCTGAAAGGTGAAACCGTAGATGGAAATCTCTTTGCCAAGGAGGCACTTGCAAAGGGAGCTGCCATTGCAGTTATTGACAATCCTTCACAAGCAGCAGAAGGTGCAATATTAGTTCCCGATTCACTCAAATGCCTTCAGCGGGTTGCGCATTATCATCGCAAGCAACTAGGTATACCAGTATTAGCAATTACTGGGAGCAATGGGAAAACAACAACCAAAGAGTTGCTTAGCGCTGTGCTGAGCAAGAAATTCTTTGTTACTTTTACCAAGGGAAATTTAAACAACCATATAGGTGTACCGCTCACCATTCTTTCATTTGACCGCAATAGTGAGTTTGGCGTTGTGGAGATGGGGGCCAACCATAAACGTGAGATCGGTGAACTAGCTGAGATTGCCGAG contains:
- a CDS encoding TPM domain-containing protein — encoded protein: MKAKNFFSQEDQQRIVEAIKHAEKDSSGEVRVHIENRCKGEVLDRAATVFAKLKMHKTELRNGVLFYLALEHRKFAILGDAGINAKTGTHFWDAIKLEMAEAFKDGQLTEGLVGGILKAGEQLKVHFPYQQDDVNELPDDISFS
- a CDS encoding LemA family protein — its product is MKKSWIILAAIGLLVIILFMWVKNGYNQMVTYNESVSKAWSDVENQYQRRMDLIPNLVNTVKGYADFEKSTLTAVIEARAKATQVTIDPSKLNAQSMQQFQQAQGELSGALSRLMVTVERYPDLKANQSFLDLQSQLEGTENRIAVERRNFNDAARIYNTYIKRFPNLFFARSFGFEEKAYFEADKTAAQPPKVQF
- a CDS encoding urocanate hydratase — protein: MTRDEFQHLILQGIPDTLPSPKPYDPSINHAPKRKHILSREEQKLALKNALRYFPTKHHAVLAPEFAKELEDYGRIYMYRLRPDYKIYARPISDYPHKSIQAASIMLMLSNNLDYAVAQHPHELITYGGNGAAFQNWAQYLLTMQYLAEMTDEQTLVLYSGHPMGLFPSHKDAPRVVVTNGMVIPNYSSKDHWEKFNALGVSQYGQMTAGSFMYIGPQGIVHGTTITVLNAARKRMKAGETGIGGKLFVSSGLGGMSGAQPKASVIAGVVGVVAEVNPKAVHTRFSQGWVDEVFTNLDELVPRIKKAVAGKETVSIAYQGNIVDLWERLAADKVKVDLGSDQTSLHNPWSGGYYPIDQSFEESNRMMAEEPETFKQKVEETLRRHVVAINKLVDNGMYFFDYGNAFLLEASRAGADILNSKGDFRYPSYVQDIMGPMFFDYGFGPFRWVCTSGDPKDLEVTDRLAATVLEEIYQSAPSEIKTQLADNIHWIKEAGKNKMVVGSQARILYADAEGRIKIAEAFNKAISKGDISAPVVLGRDHHDVSGTDSPYRETSNIYDGSSFTADMAVQNVIGDSFRGATWVSIHNGGGVGWGEVINGGFGMTLDGSADCDRRLKLMLLWDVNNGIARRSWARNEGAVFAIKREMERTPQLKVTLPNLTDDDLIDKLF
- a CDS encoding thioredoxin family protein; protein product: MITVSEKITPEFFTSKEACLVYFTTNDCVSCHALLPKVKEMAADFPKIEAFHISLPDHPELSGPMGIFSAPTLVVFFDGKEQIRKAGRFSLGEVRQPLERIYNLFFED
- a CDS encoding CoA-binding protein, which codes for MGRTLVLGASMRKERFSYLAMKSLHEHQFEFAAIGAKEGEAFGVEIKKGLPELSNIHTVTLYLNPERQKEYYHYILSLKPNRIIFNPGTENGELFKLAREAGIEVVIGCTLVMLHNKSF
- the ispF gene encoding 2-C-methyl-D-erythritol 2,4-cyclodiphosphate synthase, encoding MNVRIGNGYDVHRLAPGLPLWLGGILLPHHQGCEAHSDGDVLIHAICDALLGAAGLRDIGIHFPDTDSTFKGIDSKILLTKVMALVRAKGYTVGNIDCVIALQQPKIKDFIPKMVKTLANIIAVDEEDISIKATTTEKLGFVGREEGIEAYAVVIIYNAQ
- the porV gene encoding type IX secretion system outer membrane channel protein PorV translates to MKMFRKHLLILAFVVISTSLFAQTSSTISKDQLGGGSTNSIQTAVPFLTIAPDSRGGSMGDAGVATSPDVNSQYWNPAKYAFAKSDMAIGFTYTPWLRNLINDINLSYLAGYYRFAQDQTVSASLRYFSFGDITFTDGVGNTVKNFSPNEFSFDVGYSRLFGKTISGAIAFRFIRSDLTGGYSNTTQSSAGQAFASDISVYYQNGVHLADKTGQMAFGINISNIGSKLSYNQDQKKDFLPMNLRVGGRLTLNMDDYNKISGTLDLNKLLVPTPPIVDSTGAIVQGMNNDVSITKGIFQSFYDAPGGMSEEIKEITYSIGLEYAYSNQFFVRGGYFHESAMKGNRKYYTFGAGLKYNILTLDFAYLVPSSGRNNPLSNTVRFSLIFELESNSVKSRR